Proteins encoded by one window of uncultured Draconibacterium sp.:
- a CDS encoding biotin--[acetyl-CoA-carboxylase] ligase, translated as MFLTDKNIILLSEVDSTNNYAKQLVVEKAASGTVVLAQYQQNGRGQVGNFWESEASKNLLFSLILYPVFLEAGKQFYISKVVSLALVEVLSEYIDEVKIKWPNDIYVGEKKIAGILIENTMKGNSLDSSVVGVGMNVNQENFVSNAPNPVSMKQLLGKEFQIEVILKSFLAKLDDYISFLIEGNFAAVDRAYLKTLFRGNGWHKYRTKGKEFSARIAGIGSFGQLRLQESGGNITEYMFKEVEFVI; from the coding sequence ATGTTTTTAACTGACAAGAATATCATTTTACTAAGTGAGGTTGACAGTACCAACAACTATGCCAAGCAACTGGTTGTTGAAAAGGCAGCATCGGGTACTGTCGTTTTGGCACAATATCAGCAAAATGGCCGCGGACAGGTGGGTAATTTCTGGGAAAGTGAAGCAAGTAAAAATTTACTTTTCAGCCTTATTTTGTATCCGGTATTTTTAGAAGCTGGCAAACAATTTTATATTTCGAAGGTGGTTAGCCTGGCACTGGTTGAGGTTTTAAGTGAATACATCGACGAGGTTAAAATTAAATGGCCGAATGATATTTACGTGGGAGAGAAAAAAATAGCGGGTATTTTAATTGAAAATACCATGAAAGGTAATAGCCTTGATTCCTCTGTAGTAGGAGTGGGAATGAATGTAAACCAGGAAAATTTTGTGTCGAATGCTCCCAATCCTGTATCGATGAAACAGCTGCTTGGGAAAGAGTTTCAGATTGAGGTGATTTTGAAATCTTTTTTGGCGAAACTAGATGATTATATAAGTTTTTTAATTGAAGGTAATTTTGCTGCAGTTGACAGGGCTTATCTTAAAACCTTGTTTCGCGGCAACGGATGGCACAAGTATCGAACGAAGGGAAAAGAGTTTAGCGCCAGAATTGCAGGTATTGGCAGCTTTGGACAGTTGCGACTTCAGGAATCCGGCGGAAACATTACCGAATACATGTTTAAAGAGGTGGAGTTTGTAATTTAA
- the rsfS gene encoding ribosome silencing factor: MSKTKDSKILLEAIIEGIHRIKGKNIIHVDLESIHHTECGHFIICHGTSSTHVDSIAHTVESTVKDITAEDVWHRDGYKNALWILLDYGDVMVHVFQEEARQFYNLEGLWADAKITKIEDEE, translated from the coding sequence ATGAGCAAAACAAAAGATTCGAAGATTTTATTAGAAGCCATTATTGAAGGTATACATCGAATAAAAGGGAAAAACATTATACACGTTGATCTGGAAAGCATACACCATACTGAATGTGGTCATTTTATCATATGCCACGGAACCTCCTCAACCCATGTTGATTCAATTGCACACACGGTAGAAAGCACGGTTAAAGATATAACCGCCGAGGATGTTTGGCACCGCGATGGCTACAAAAACGCACTTTGGATATTGCTGGATTACGGCGATGTGATGGTGCATGTATTTCAGGAAGAAGCACGCCAGTTTTATAACCTTGAAGGACTTTGGGCTGATGCAAAAATTACAAAAATTGAAGACGAAGAGTAA